A single Pedobacter sp. PACM 27299 DNA region contains:
- a CDS encoding glycoside hydrolase domain-containing protein codes for MKLMKPYLPLVLLSWFGGAVFAQQPRAGKDKLVNVFLGSSGDHGQMSPAASYPFSSLSIAPQTYPATHTGYEHLAKEIFGFTHNRFEGVGCQGSGGILLLKPFLGAEDDHRPLLKKSEHAGPGFYEIALENGINASFAVSKQSGIHHYELPKGKKGFTIDLGHTFNNAFVNEAHTITGTAIKGWIEAKTTCHVGNYKVYYQLSFNQPVQWKELGNHQLAAIPADGAESVDLRVDISSVSTDYAVKSSKVKLSFENAKSSSAAAWDELLNVVEVKGEVERERLFYALLYRTIQSPYLISEPDGAYRAVDGSLQKSKDKRYHGWAIWDNYKTQLPLLSVLYPERYGDMLSSMANLYPYGKKDFAGGQEPSNTVRSEHAVVVLLDGLKKGYKVDFPAIKDSVLAEMSRLDFSKPDKALEASYDLWAVAGLLQSFGDQTGSKAYLSKAMDYKKYWLKDFKDLSRNDVDRMGARSLYQGTIRQYRWAVPFDVKGLVELAGGQQSFTKQLDDFFDHDYFNRANEPDLQSQTLYMASNTPWKYQYWVHKLAVDTVIQHYFNDNSRGIGSFIDRIYKNEPKAYIRTMDDDAGAMSGWFVLAAIGIQPACVGAPVYYLNVPLFESVTIGKGSKNFRIKVKDFGPNQVYIQSVSLNGKLLDRTWITHQEIRDGGELLITAGDQPNFQFGIGNIWQSSL; via the coding sequence ATGAAGTTAATGAAACCCTATTTACCACTGGTCCTATTGAGCTGGTTTGGAGGAGCAGTTTTTGCCCAGCAGCCTAGAGCTGGAAAAGATAAGCTGGTGAATGTTTTTTTAGGCTCTTCCGGAGACCATGGGCAAATGTCGCCTGCCGCTTCTTATCCCTTTAGTTCATTGAGCATCGCTCCACAAACCTATCCTGCCACGCATACAGGTTATGAACACCTGGCCAAAGAGATATTTGGATTTACTCACAACCGCTTTGAAGGTGTAGGCTGTCAGGGCAGCGGCGGTATTTTATTGCTGAAGCCCTTTTTAGGAGCAGAAGATGACCATCGGCCACTACTCAAAAAATCAGAACATGCCGGCCCTGGCTTTTATGAGATCGCATTGGAAAATGGCATAAATGCGAGTTTCGCAGTCAGCAAACAAAGCGGTATCCATCATTATGAGCTGCCAAAAGGTAAAAAAGGTTTTACAATAGACCTTGGTCATACTTTCAATAATGCCTTCGTAAATGAAGCACATACGATTACTGGTACGGCTATAAAGGGCTGGATTGAAGCCAAAACCACCTGCCATGTGGGTAATTATAAAGTATATTATCAACTGTCTTTTAACCAGCCGGTGCAATGGAAAGAACTCGGTAACCACCAATTGGCTGCTATTCCTGCTGATGGAGCAGAATCGGTTGATTTGCGAGTGGATATTTCTTCCGTTTCAACAGATTATGCTGTAAAATCATCAAAGGTAAAGTTGTCTTTTGAAAATGCAAAAAGCAGCAGTGCAGCAGCATGGGATGAACTGTTAAACGTGGTGGAAGTGAAAGGGGAGGTAGAAAGAGAACGTCTTTTTTACGCGCTGCTTTATAGAACAATCCAGTCTCCATACCTCATTTCTGAACCAGATGGGGCCTATCGTGCAGTAGATGGCAGTCTGCAAAAATCAAAAGATAAACGTTATCATGGCTGGGCAATATGGGACAATTATAAAACACAGCTGCCATTATTATCCGTTTTATATCCGGAGAGATATGGCGATATGCTCAGCTCTATGGCCAATTTATATCCTTATGGGAAGAAAGATTTTGCCGGAGGCCAGGAGCCTTCAAATACCGTCAGGTCGGAACATGCAGTAGTGGTACTGCTGGATGGGCTGAAAAAAGGGTATAAAGTAGATTTCCCAGCCATCAAAGATTCTGTTTTGGCAGAAATGAGCAGGCTCGATTTCAGTAAGCCAGATAAGGCATTAGAAGCGAGTTACGACCTATGGGCAGTTGCTGGATTATTGCAATCTTTCGGAGATCAAACGGGGAGTAAAGCCTATCTCAGTAAAGCAATGGATTATAAGAAATATTGGCTTAAGGATTTTAAAGACCTGTCGAGAAATGATGTAGATAGAATGGGTGCCAGGAGCTTATATCAGGGGACGATCCGCCAGTACCGATGGGCAGTGCCTTTTGATGTGAAAGGTTTGGTGGAACTCGCAGGTGGTCAGCAGTCCTTTACAAAGCAATTGGACGATTTCTTTGACCATGATTATTTTAACAGAGCGAATGAACCGGATCTACAGTCGCAGACTTTATACATGGCCAGTAATACGCCTTGGAAATACCAATATTGGGTGCATAAATTAGCAGTAGATACGGTAATCCAACATTACTTTAACGACAATAGCAGAGGGATTGGTTCCTTCATTGACCGCATCTATAAAAATGAGCCAAAAGCTTATATCCGAACGATGGATGATGATGCCGGTGCCATGTCAGGCTGGTTTGTACTGGCCGCTATTGGTATACAGCCTGCATGTGTAGGTGCTCCGGTATATTATTTAAATGTGCCGCTTTTTGAATCTGTTACGATTGGAAAAGGAAGTAAAAATTTCAGAATTAAGGTGAAGGATTTTGGGCCTAATCAGGTCTATATTCAAAGTGTTTCTCTAAATGGGAAATTGCTGGATAGAACCTGGATCACCCATCAGGAAATTAGGGATGGTGGAGAATTGCTAATCACAGCAGGCGATCAGCCGAATTTTCAATTTGGTATCGGCAATATTTGGCAATCTAGTCTTTAA
- a CDS encoding RagB/SusD family nutrient uptake outer membrane protein produces the protein MKSYIHKALGLLSLTVGISTLNSCTKLEENLYSELYKDNFYKNKTEVLQSALRPMTHLQSWIAPIRGDGYYYHAEMSADQLAWPQKGRHAYDNGDHIRQHYHSWTLNENRLNNAWVGMWTGVGYVNAAIEDLEKLDATKVGMTDAELKMILAELHVLRGFHYLKLVDTWGNIPIATKVGEPKNPATASRKEVFDFIKTELETYVPQLAPYSEALIGRIGQTGGYAMLAELYLNAEKWTGTPMWDQCIAVCDKIMAGTAGGLGGAPKLAANLTSTFSNTNRTATEALFQLAYSRKGGFEWQWIVLHGFSYMNDALNVSYEGNNAYVVTPPAFNAYAANDLRKKEWFLFGPQYKYGTTTPILGSEEYSGKPFILVNSIRRESEGDLTSDGGMTKGEENSGARFNKYKSGILSDVNYKENQFMVYRLTEIYFDKAEAIMRKNGNTATQEAVDLINASRKRAFTDQDWEAAKYTTATLTMDELLAEKGREFIFEGKRRTDIIRFGRFTKGTWWDHTPTNDARREIYPIPFRQMANNVNLVQNPGY, from the coding sequence ATGAAATCATATATACATAAGGCCTTAGGCCTGTTAAGTTTAACAGTTGGGATAAGTACACTAAACTCCTGTACTAAACTAGAGGAAAATTTGTACAGTGAGCTGTATAAAGATAATTTCTACAAAAATAAAACTGAAGTGCTTCAAAGTGCATTACGTCCGATGACACATTTGCAATCCTGGATTGCACCAATACGCGGTGATGGCTATTATTACCATGCAGAGATGTCTGCAGATCAGTTGGCATGGCCTCAAAAAGGTCGTCACGCTTATGACAATGGAGATCATATTCGTCAGCATTATCACTCCTGGACACTCAATGAAAACCGCTTAAATAATGCCTGGGTAGGGATGTGGACAGGTGTTGGCTATGTTAATGCTGCCATTGAAGATTTGGAAAAATTAGACGCCACTAAAGTTGGAATGACTGATGCTGAGCTAAAAATGATTCTTGCAGAACTGCACGTTTTAAGGGGTTTTCATTACCTGAAATTAGTAGATACCTGGGGTAACATTCCAATTGCGACTAAAGTTGGGGAACCTAAGAATCCTGCTACGGCTTCTCGTAAAGAGGTTTTCGACTTTATTAAAACAGAACTGGAAACTTATGTTCCTCAGCTGGCGCCTTATTCGGAAGCATTAATTGGTCGTATCGGACAAACTGGCGGTTATGCCATGCTTGCTGAACTATACCTGAATGCAGAGAAGTGGACTGGTACGCCGATGTGGGATCAGTGTATTGCAGTCTGTGATAAAATCATGGCTGGAACTGCAGGTGGACTTGGCGGTGCACCTAAATTGGCTGCTAATTTAACTTCAACTTTCTCCAATACCAATAGAACCGCAACAGAAGCTTTGTTTCAACTTGCTTATAGTCGCAAGGGAGGTTTTGAATGGCAATGGATTGTACTGCATGGTTTTTCTTATATGAACGATGCGCTGAACGTTTCCTATGAAGGGAACAATGCTTACGTGGTTACACCACCTGCTTTTAATGCTTATGCTGCAAATGACTTGCGTAAAAAAGAATGGTTTTTGTTCGGTCCTCAGTATAAATATGGAACCACTACTCCGATTCTGGGATCTGAAGAATATAGCGGAAAACCATTTATTCTGGTCAACTCTATTAGAAGGGAAAGTGAAGGCGATTTAACCAGTGATGGGGGAATGACAAAAGGAGAGGAGAATAGCGGGGCAAGATTTAATAAATATAAATCTGGTATACTCAGCGATGTAAATTATAAAGAAAATCAATTTATGGTGTATCGCCTGACGGAGATTTATTTTGATAAAGCTGAGGCGATCATGCGTAAAAATGGTAACACCGCTACTCAAGAAGCGGTCGATTTGATCAACGCCAGTCGTAAGCGTGCTTTTACCGATCAGGATTGGGAGGCGGCAAAATATACCACGGCCACGCTAACTATGGATGAACTGCTTGCTGAAAAGGGCAGAGAGTTTATATTTGAAGGTAAACGTCGTACGGATATCATCCGTTTTGGACGCTTTACAAAAGGTACATGGTGGGACCACACGCCAACAAATGATGCCAGAAGAGAGATTTATCCAATTCCTTTCCGTCAAATGGCGAATAATGTAAACCTGGTTCAAAATCCAGGATATTAA
- a CDS encoding sialate O-acetylesterase, whose translation MINSFLMIGQSNMAGRGYLNDVKQIYDEKIKMLVNGRWQTMTEPINFDRPTSGIGLAASFAGAWRLKNDPEEIGLIPCADGGTSLDDWAVGGVLFENAVFQAKLALRTSKLTGILWHQGENDSFGGLSALYYDKLSVIVDAFRQELDAADVPFITGGLGDFLIAGRYGKYFTEYQQVNDALQKFAETKPNCYFVTADGLRANQDGLHFDAVSQRRFGIRYFKSFDEKKNILTAVSTEDELIESIQNRPLTKKEQATLLEIDFASGKISLADLGEKLSLFND comes from the coding sequence ATGATAAACTCTTTTTTGATGATAGGCCAGTCGAATATGGCAGGGCGAGGATATTTGAATGATGTAAAACAGATCTATGATGAAAAGATCAAAATGCTAGTGAATGGTCGCTGGCAAACAATGACAGAACCCATTAATTTTGACAGGCCTACTTCCGGTATAGGATTGGCTGCATCCTTTGCGGGGGCCTGGAGATTAAAAAATGATCCGGAAGAAATCGGTTTGATCCCCTGCGCAGACGGTGGCACCAGTCTGGACGACTGGGCTGTTGGAGGCGTACTCTTTGAAAACGCGGTATTCCAGGCGAAGCTTGCCCTCAGGACCAGCAAGTTGACTGGAATCCTATGGCATCAGGGTGAAAATGATAGTTTTGGCGGGCTTTCCGCGCTGTATTACGATAAACTGAGTGTAATCGTGGATGCATTTCGTCAGGAGCTCGACGCGGCAGATGTTCCTTTTATTACAGGTGGCCTTGGCGATTTTTTAATCGCTGGCAGGTACGGTAAATATTTTACTGAATATCAACAGGTGAATGATGCGCTTCAGAAATTCGCTGAAACAAAGCCGAACTGTTATTTTGTAACAGCGGATGGGTTAAGGGCTAACCAAGATGGACTTCATTTTGACGCAGTATCGCAGCGCAGATTTGGAATCCGGTATTTCAAATCATTCGATGAAAAGAAAAATATTCTGACCGCAGTTTCCACTGAGGATGAATTAATTGAAAGCATACAAAACAGGCCTTTAACTAAAAAAGAACAGGCAACATTGTTAGAGATTGATTTTGCCTCTGGTAAAATATCATTAGCTGATCTGGGGGAAAAGTTGAGCCTATTCAACGACTAA